A part of Streptomyces sp. DSM 40750 genomic DNA contains:
- a CDS encoding radical SAM protein, producing the protein MHDGGMNHSDRRFHVIVLSNFAKGFDKYANAYGKAGIPESTYPDRFHLLTRAELGIGIGKARRLLDRLAIPGDRLLVLETMVDPDKLVPNVSTGLGMELHEARIRLSAVHELDQAGDEFTLRPTTVEDAMASSLHLHGSALRRYADTRPRSVSLLPVASACQARCSFCFSAASISSDQAPARVPWDAVAHWLERARAAGAERAVITGGGEPTLIPFEQQLRLVSACSAAFPKVVLITNAHTLAKGRHTDRADRLAALSGAGLSVLAVSRHHQDDAVNERLMMLRTPVNSVIDTWRVERDRWPGLRMRLICVLQHGGVADAAEVADYLSWAAALGVEEICFKELYVSTSTESLYFDRAANVWSREHQVSLSIVTGFAEQHGFELASRLPWGAPVYHGSWDGRPMRIAAYTEPSLLWERTSGIARSWNVMADGRCYASLEDRASEIVPEGATA; encoded by the coding sequence ATGCATGATGGCGGGATGAACCATAGCGACCGGCGCTTCCACGTCATCGTGCTGTCGAACTTCGCGAAGGGCTTCGACAAGTACGCGAACGCTTACGGTAAGGCGGGGATTCCAGAAAGTACCTATCCCGACCGGTTCCACCTGCTGACCCGCGCGGAGTTGGGAATCGGCATCGGCAAGGCGCGACGCCTGCTGGACCGTCTGGCCATACCGGGCGACCGGCTGCTGGTGCTGGAAACCATGGTGGACCCCGACAAGCTGGTGCCCAACGTGTCGACCGGCCTCGGCATGGAACTCCACGAGGCTCGCATCCGGTTGTCGGCAGTCCACGAGCTCGACCAAGCGGGCGACGAGTTCACTCTGCGCCCGACAACCGTCGAGGACGCGATGGCGTCCTCCCTGCACCTGCACGGTTCGGCACTGCGTCGCTACGCCGACACGCGACCGCGCTCGGTGTCGCTTCTGCCGGTCGCCTCCGCCTGCCAAGCCCGGTGTTCGTTCTGCTTCTCCGCGGCTTCGATCTCCAGCGACCAGGCACCGGCACGGGTCCCGTGGGACGCGGTCGCCCACTGGCTGGAGCGCGCCCGTGCGGCAGGTGCCGAGCGTGCGGTGATCACCGGCGGCGGCGAGCCCACGCTCATACCGTTCGAACAGCAGCTGCGACTGGTGTCCGCCTGCTCGGCGGCCTTCCCGAAGGTCGTCCTGATCACCAACGCGCACACCCTGGCGAAAGGCCGGCACACTGATCGGGCCGACCGCCTCGCAGCCCTGAGCGGCGCGGGCCTGAGCGTGCTGGCGGTCTCCCGGCACCATCAGGACGACGCCGTCAACGAGCGGCTGATGATGCTGCGCACGCCGGTGAACTCCGTCATCGACACCTGGCGCGTGGAACGTGACCGCTGGCCGGGGCTGCGGATGAGGTTGATCTGTGTACTCCAGCACGGCGGTGTCGCCGACGCTGCCGAGGTCGCCGACTACCTTTCGTGGGCCGCAGCTCTCGGTGTCGAGGAAATCTGCTTCAAAGAGCTCTACGTATCCACCAGCACTGAGTCGCTCTACTTCGACCGCGCCGCCAACGTCTGGAGCCGAGAGCACCAGGTTTCGCTGTCCATCGTCACCGGGTTCGCCGAGCAGCACGGTTTCGAACTGGCGAGCCGCCTGCCCTGGGGCGCGCCGGTCTACCACGGCAGCTGGGACGGACGACCGATGCGGATCGCCGCCTACACCGAGCCCAGCCTGCTCTGGGAACGCACCAGCGGGATCGCACGCAGCTGGAACGTCATGGCCGACGGACGCTGCTACGCCTCACTGGAAGACCGGGCCAGCGAGATCGTGCCGGAAGGCGCAACGGCATGA
- a CDS encoding aminotransferase class I/II-fold pyridoxal phosphate-dependent enzyme, translating to MRFEEFHEYRQRQLSASSSLLDAAETNVYRALAPVRPEPPTDMATVHRCDLARAWLHRFELPEEWSGHAMVCRGVRHGLGVVFHRLRAVDARLWLPSDVYPVYFELARAAGVEPLSYPTLPAPALPRSPADHRPEYLLLANPSKPLGRYLSDAECTAVISWLRESPRRRLLIDSVYDLGAPFAAGTRRLLDTGCAVLLHSVTKGWLWPRTFGVVLLGPAHAEWAEAFRADPPTPAQLRLADRLLTEHSDVPRQVVDELAARAERLFERLPDDVLGAIPTASRTCPGNYFFPVEIPAETLHRECGVLAMPVGVFGESGWSGSILTSLADAFGPTPTVAR from the coding sequence ATGAGGTTCGAGGAGTTCCACGAATACCGGCAGCGGCAACTCAGTGCCTCCTCGTCGCTTCTGGACGCCGCCGAGACCAATGTGTACCGGGCGCTTGCTCCGGTGCGGCCGGAACCGCCGACCGACATGGCTACGGTGCACCGGTGCGATCTCGCCCGAGCCTGGCTGCACCGCTTCGAGCTGCCGGAAGAGTGGTCCGGCCACGCCATGGTCTGTCGAGGGGTCCGGCACGGGCTCGGTGTGGTGTTCCACCGGCTGCGCGCCGTGGACGCGCGGTTGTGGCTGCCCAGCGACGTGTACCCGGTCTACTTCGAGCTGGCCCGCGCCGCGGGCGTCGAGCCCCTGTCCTACCCGACGCTACCGGCGCCGGCCCTGCCGAGGTCGCCGGCGGACCACCGGCCCGAATACCTGCTGCTCGCCAACCCCAGCAAGCCGCTCGGCCGCTACCTGTCCGATGCCGAGTGCACCGCGGTGATTTCGTGGTTGCGGGAATCACCACGCCGCCGCCTGCTGATCGACAGCGTCTACGACCTGGGAGCCCCGTTCGCTGCCGGCACACGGCGATTGCTGGACACCGGTTGTGCGGTCCTGCTGCATTCGGTCACCAAGGGATGGCTGTGGCCACGCACGTTCGGCGTGGTCCTGCTGGGCCCGGCGCACGCCGAATGGGCCGAAGCGTTCCGGGCGGATCCGCCGACGCCGGCCCAGCTGAGGCTCGCCGACCGTCTGCTGACCGAGCACAGCGACGTGCCCCGGCAGGTAGTCGACGAACTGGCCGCACGGGCCGAGCGGTTGTTCGAACGGTTGCCGGACGACGTGCTCGGGGCGATTCCCACAGCGAGCCGGACGTGTCCCGGCAACTATTTCTTCCCGGTCGAAATCCCGGCGGAGACGCTCCACCGTGAGTGCGGCGTGCTCGCCATGCCGGTCGGCGTGTTCGGGGAGAGCGGTTGGTCCGGCTCCATCCTGACCAGCCTTGCTGACGCTTTCGGCCCGACGCCGACGGTGGCGCGATGA
- a CDS encoding class I SAM-dependent methyltransferase: protein MKPLEDLAVYDDADFYDHEFAARTHDIPFFLGQAVRAGGPVLEVACGTGRITLPIARAGVEVTGLDIMPSMLARARQRAEDERLPVEWLEQDCRDIRSDRRFALVFSATNAMQHLHDLDSVVAFLASARNVLRPGGTLILDVFNPDMAKLCRLPESPYHHKSVADRDGARLDVRATTSYDAAAQVLRFTLDYLRDGVCVRTKKVSMRCFFPEELLALCRLAGLDVAQRYGDYDQSPFTSTSPKQLLFCHSRTANGRIGHPPSVPVKHPS from the coding sequence ATGAAGCCACTGGAGGACCTGGCCGTATACGACGATGCGGACTTCTACGATCACGAGTTCGCCGCGCGCACCCACGACATCCCGTTCTTCCTCGGCCAAGCGGTCCGGGCGGGCGGTCCGGTCCTGGAGGTGGCCTGCGGAACCGGGCGCATCACCCTGCCGATCGCGCGGGCGGGTGTCGAGGTCACGGGGCTCGACATCATGCCCTCGATGCTTGCGCGTGCCCGTCAGCGGGCCGAGGACGAGCGACTGCCGGTCGAGTGGCTGGAACAGGACTGCCGAGACATCCGCTCGGACAGGCGCTTCGCCCTGGTGTTCTCGGCGACCAACGCGATGCAGCACCTGCACGACCTGGATTCCGTGGTCGCGTTCCTCGCCTCGGCGCGAAACGTGCTGCGACCAGGCGGGACCCTGATCCTGGACGTGTTCAACCCCGACATGGCCAAGCTGTGCCGGCTCCCCGAGTCGCCCTACCACCACAAGTCGGTCGCGGACCGGGACGGGGCGAGGCTCGACGTGCGAGCGACGACCAGCTACGACGCCGCCGCCCAAGTGCTGCGCTTCACGCTGGACTACCTACGCGACGGCGTGTGCGTACGCACCAAGAAAGTCAGCATGCGCTGCTTCTTTCCCGAGGAACTCCTGGCGCTCTGCCGACTGGCCGGTCTCGACGTCGCGCAGCGCTACGGGGACTACGATCAATCCCCGTTCACGAGCACCTCGCCGAAGCAGCTCCTGTTCTGCCACTCCCGAACCGCCAACGGCCGGATCGGCCATCCGCCGTCGGTACCGGTCAAGCATCCGAGCTGA
- a CDS encoding DUF4326 domain-containing protein, with protein MVTTVINLKGRIRDFGPRLEYAPSDLVYIGRRWTMGHWDLPQHPLYNPFQYDTPKKKRDGTRAEVMAKYREYLMADPELLALVPELRGKTLACWCAPELCHGDILAEIADGR; from the coding sequence GTGGTCACCACCGTCATCAACCTCAAGGGCCGCATCCGCGACTTCGGCCCCCGTCTGGAATACGCCCCCAGCGACCTGGTGTACATCGGCCGCCGCTGGACCATGGGCCACTGGGACCTGCCCCAGCACCCGCTGTACAACCCGTTCCAGTACGACACCCCGAAGAAGAAGCGCGACGGTACACGGGCCGAGGTGATGGCGAAGTACCGGGAGTACCTGATGGCCGACCCCGAGCTGCTGGCCCTGGTGCCGGAGCTGCGCGGCAAGACGCTGGCCTGCTGGTGCGCGCCGGAGCTGTGCCACGGGGACATCCTGGCGGAGATCGCCGACGGGCGGTGA
- the purB gene encoding adenylosuccinate lyase: protein MTSAPAKPRIPNVLAGRYASTALATLWSPEQKVRLERQLWLAVLRAQKDLGIEVPDEALADYERVLDTVDLASIAEREKVTRHDVKARIEEFNDLAGHEHVHKGMTSRDLTENVEQLQIRLSLELVRDRTVAVLARLGKLAGEYGELVMAGRSHNVAAQATTLGKRFATAADELLVAYGRVEELLGRYPLRGIKGPVGTAQDMLDLLGGDAAKLAELEDRIAGHLGFAQAFTSVGQVYPRSLDYDVVTALVQLAAAPSSLAKTIRLMAGHELVTEGFKPGQVGSSAMPHKMNTRSCERVNGLMVILRGYASMTGELAGDQWNEGDVSCSVVRRVALPDAFFALDGLLETFLTVLDEFGAFPAVVARELDRYLPFLATTKVLMGAVRAGVGREVAHEAIKENAVASALAMREQGAERNELLDKLAADDRIPLDRAQLDALMADKLSFTGAAADQVAVVVGRIEEIVKQRPEAAGYTPGAIL, encoded by the coding sequence GTGACTTCTGCGCCAGCCAAACCCCGCATCCCGAACGTCCTCGCCGGACGCTACGCCTCCACCGCGCTCGCCACGCTCTGGTCGCCCGAGCAGAAGGTGAGGCTGGAGCGGCAGCTCTGGCTGGCCGTGCTGCGGGCCCAGAAGGACCTCGGCATCGAGGTACCGGACGAGGCGCTCGCCGACTACGAGCGGGTCCTCGACACCGTCGACCTGGCCTCCATCGCCGAGCGCGAGAAGGTCACGCGGCACGACGTGAAGGCGCGGATCGAGGAGTTCAACGACCTCGCCGGGCACGAGCACGTGCACAAGGGCATGACGTCCCGCGACCTCACCGAGAACGTGGAGCAGCTGCAGATCCGGCTGTCGCTGGAGCTGGTCCGCGACCGTACGGTGGCCGTGCTGGCGCGTCTCGGGAAGCTGGCCGGGGAGTACGGCGAGCTGGTCATGGCCGGCCGCTCGCACAACGTGGCCGCGCAGGCCACCACCCTCGGCAAGCGGTTCGCGACCGCCGCCGACGAGCTGCTCGTGGCGTACGGCCGGGTCGAGGAGCTGCTCGGCCGCTACCCGCTGCGCGGCATCAAGGGCCCGGTGGGCACGGCCCAGGACATGCTGGACCTGCTGGGCGGCGACGCCGCCAAGCTGGCGGAGCTGGAGGACCGGATCGCCGGGCACCTCGGCTTCGCGCAGGCGTTCACCTCGGTCGGCCAGGTCTACCCGCGCTCACTGGACTACGACGTGGTGACCGCGCTGGTGCAGCTGGCGGCGGCGCCGTCCTCGCTGGCGAAGACGATCCGGCTGATGGCCGGGCACGAGCTGGTGACCGAGGGCTTCAAGCCGGGTCAGGTCGGCTCGTCCGCGATGCCGCACAAGATGAACACCCGCTCCTGCGAGCGCGTCAACGGCCTCATGGTCATCCTGCGCGGCTACGCCTCGATGACCGGCGAGCTGGCGGGCGACCAGTGGAACGAGGGCGACGTGTCCTGCTCGGTGGTGCGCCGGGTCGCGCTGCCGGACGCGTTCTTCGCGCTGGACGGCCTGCTGGAGACGTTCCTGACCGTCCTCGACGAGTTCGGCGCGTTCCCGGCCGTCGTCGCCCGCGAGCTGGACCGCTATCTGCCGTTCCTCGCCACGACCAAGGTGCTGATGGGCGCGGTGCGCGCGGGCGTCGGCCGTGAGGTCGCGCACGAGGCCATCAAGGAGAACGCCGTCGCCTCCGCCCTCGCGATGCGCGAGCAGGGCGCCGAGCGCAACGAGCTCCTCGACAAGCTCGCCGCCGACGACCGCATCCCCCTGGACCGCGCCCAGCTCGACGCGCTCATGGCCGACAAGCTGTCCTTCACGGGCGCCGCGGCCGACCAGGTCGCCGTCGTCGTCGGCCGGATCGAGGAGATCGTGAAGCAGCGCCCGGAGGCCGCCGGTTACACGCCGGGAGCGATCCTCTGA
- the mug gene encoding G/U mismatch-specific DNA glycosylase, which produces MPDVSADGLRVLFCGINPGLMTAATGHHFARPGNRFWPVLHLSGFTPRLLRPAEQDELPSYGLGITNVVARATARADELTAEEYVEGGRLLTAKVERLRPRWLAVVGVTAYRAAFGDRKAAVGPQERTIGASRVWVLPNPSGLNAHWTAATMAEEFGRLRVAAEG; this is translated from the coding sequence GTGCCGGATGTCAGCGCGGACGGCCTCCGGGTCCTTTTCTGCGGCATCAACCCGGGGCTGATGACGGCGGCGACCGGCCACCACTTCGCCCGCCCCGGCAACCGCTTCTGGCCTGTTCTGCATCTGTCCGGCTTCACACCCCGGCTGCTCAGGCCCGCCGAGCAGGACGAGTTGCCGTCGTACGGGCTCGGCATCACGAACGTCGTCGCGCGGGCGACGGCACGCGCCGACGAGCTGACGGCGGAGGAGTACGTCGAGGGCGGGCGTCTGCTGACCGCCAAGGTGGAGCGGCTGCGGCCGCGCTGGCTCGCGGTGGTCGGCGTGACCGCGTACCGGGCCGCCTTCGGCGACCGGAAGGCCGCTGTGGGTCCGCAGGAGCGGACGATCGGGGCCTCGCGTGTGTGGGTGCTGCCCAATCCGAGTGGGCTGAACGCGCACTGGACGGCGGCGACGATGGCGGAGGAGTTCGGCCGGCTGCGGGTGGCGGCGGAGGGCTGA
- a CDS encoding ABC transporter permease yields MAFAPVLHSEWIKIRTLRSMLWALLAVVLATAAFSALAGLDSDGTDFDPLFAAFFGVNFGQAAAVAFGATAVSYEFQGGALGLSLAAVPHRGRWFTAKAVAIGVPALAVGLLTGFVSLAVGKAVLGDRASGLSAAEGLRGAVGCGVYLALMALLAAGLTALLRSGVATLSILIPFLLIVSFVVGGVSGGIADFLPDKAGQVILHETSDGALGPWSGLAVTALWAAAALAAGAWSVRRRDA; encoded by the coding sequence ATGGCGTTCGCACCCGTCCTCCACTCCGAGTGGATCAAGATCCGTACCCTGCGGTCGATGCTGTGGGCCCTCCTCGCGGTCGTCCTCGCCACCGCGGCCTTCTCCGCGCTCGCCGGACTCGACTCCGACGGCACCGATTTCGACCCGCTGTTCGCCGCGTTCTTCGGCGTCAACTTCGGCCAGGCCGCGGCGGTCGCCTTCGGGGCGACGGCCGTCTCGTACGAGTTCCAGGGCGGCGCCCTCGGACTCTCCCTGGCCGCCGTACCCCACCGGGGCCGGTGGTTCACGGCCAAGGCGGTCGCGATCGGCGTACCGGCCCTGGCCGTCGGCCTGCTCACCGGGTTCGTGAGCCTCGCCGTCGGCAAGGCCGTCCTCGGCGACAGGGCGAGCGGACTGTCGGCCGCCGAGGGCCTGCGCGGCGCCGTCGGCTGCGGCGTCTACCTCGCCCTGATGGCCCTCCTCGCGGCCGGCCTGACCGCGCTCCTGCGCAGCGGCGTGGCCACCCTGAGCATCCTCATCCCGTTCCTGCTCATCGTCTCCTTCGTCGTCGGGGGAGTCTCCGGCGGCATCGCGGACTTCCTGCCCGACAAGGCGGGCCAGGTGATCCTCCACGAGACGTCCGACGGCGCGCTCGGCCCGTGGAGCGGCCTGGCGGTGACGGCACTGTGGGCGGCGGCCGCGCTGGCGGCGGGCGCCTGGAGCGTACGGCGCAGGGACGCCTGA
- a CDS encoding ABC transporter ATP-binding protein: protein MTSIDVQDLTKEYGTVRAVDHLTFRVEPGRVTGFLGPNGAGKSTTMRLVLGLDRPTAGTATVGGRAYAGLDEPLRHVGALLDARAAHGSRTARDHLRALAASNRIAPARVDEVLEQTGLAKVARRRVKTYSLGMRQRLGIAAALLGDPPVVLLDEPSNGLDPEGIIWIRELLRRLAREGRTVLVSSHLMNETASFADHLIVLGRGRLLADTPMREFIHARVQPRVRVRSTDTDALTDLLTRHGYRTTEGEHGGRTVHDARVDDIGRLASGAGLTILELAAEEGTLEQAYLDLTATEAEFTAASTAAPVQPQEA, encoded by the coding sequence ATGACCAGCATCGACGTACAGGACCTCACCAAGGAGTACGGCACCGTCCGCGCCGTGGACCACCTCACCTTCCGCGTGGAACCCGGCCGTGTCACCGGCTTCCTCGGCCCCAACGGCGCCGGGAAGTCCACCACCATGCGGCTCGTCCTGGGCCTGGACCGGCCGACCGCCGGCACCGCCACCGTCGGCGGCCGCGCCTACGCCGGCCTCGACGAGCCGCTGCGCCATGTGGGCGCCCTGCTCGACGCGCGGGCCGCGCACGGATCACGCACCGCCCGCGACCATCTGCGCGCGCTAGCGGCGAGCAACCGCATCGCGCCCGCCCGCGTGGACGAGGTGCTGGAGCAGACGGGCCTCGCGAAGGTCGCGCGGCGCCGGGTGAAGACGTACTCCCTGGGGATGCGACAGCGCCTCGGCATCGCGGCGGCCCTGCTCGGGGACCCGCCCGTCGTCCTGCTCGACGAACCGTCCAACGGCCTCGATCCCGAAGGGATCATCTGGATCCGGGAGTTGTTGCGCCGCCTGGCGCGCGAGGGCCGGACCGTCCTGGTCTCCAGCCACCTCATGAACGAGACCGCCTCCTTCGCCGACCACCTGATCGTCCTCGGCCGCGGCCGCCTTCTCGCCGACACCCCCATGCGGGAGTTCATCCACGCGCGCGTGCAGCCCCGCGTACGGGTACGGAGCACGGACACCGACGCCCTCACCGACCTCCTGACACGGCACGGCTACCGGACCACGGAGGGCGAGCACGGAGGCCGGACGGTCCACGACGCGCGCGTGGACGACATCGGCCGCCTCGCGTCCGGCGCCGGCCTGACGATCCTCGAACTCGCCGCCGAGGAGGGCACCTTGGAGCAGGCCTACCTCGATCTGACGGCCACGGAGGCCGAGTTCACCGCCGCCTCCACCGCCGCCCCCGTCCAGCCCCAGGAGGCCTGA
- a CDS encoding sensor histidine kinase, with the protein MARFLRPLLRGTTYTRLLHLWVPMLIVSVWMYIMPTRPWVPALFLIPLGLIPAVRLGEGVQARLLLTPGEEGDSGISVAPSASWRDRFRTVVWLEVRMALGALASGGTVWLPILTYDLVSVAFGHVPTDNVVLRGVEAHWAYGLLAPLTLALAFAVVVGLGALVTAAARRLLGPSAAERLATLEERTEQLLERNRIARELHDSIGHALTVAVVQAGAARAAGDPAFTDRALTAIEDTGRAALEDLERVLGVLREAGRPVHERPTLTEADRLLESARTSGAKVDAEMSGPLEKVPGPVSREGYRILQESLTNVLRHAGDVPVRVRIAVADGGLDLEVRNPLTAEIPGPGRGSGLRGIRERAALLGGRAWTGPDRGDWQVRVELPLS; encoded by the coding sequence ATGGCCCGCTTCCTGCGCCCGTTGCTCCGGGGGACGACATACACGCGCCTGCTGCATCTGTGGGTGCCGATGCTGATCGTCAGCGTGTGGATGTACATCATGCCCACGCGCCCGTGGGTGCCCGCGCTGTTCCTGATTCCACTCGGGTTGATCCCCGCCGTGCGGCTGGGCGAGGGCGTGCAGGCGCGGTTGCTGCTGACGCCGGGTGAGGAGGGGGATTCGGGGATCTCCGTGGCGCCGTCCGCCAGTTGGCGGGACCGGTTCCGCACGGTGGTGTGGCTGGAAGTGCGGATGGCGCTCGGGGCGCTGGCCTCGGGGGGCACCGTCTGGCTGCCCATCCTCACCTACGACCTGGTCTCGGTCGCGTTCGGGCATGTGCCGACGGACAACGTTGTGCTGAGGGGTGTGGAGGCGCACTGGGCGTACGGCCTGCTGGCGCCCCTCACGCTCGCCCTGGCGTTCGCCGTCGTGGTCGGCCTCGGCGCGCTGGTCACCGCCGCCGCCCGTCGGCTGCTGGGGCCTTCGGCCGCCGAGCGGCTGGCCACGCTGGAGGAGCGGACCGAGCAACTGCTGGAACGCAACCGGATCGCCCGGGAGTTGCACGACTCCATAGGGCATGCGCTGACGGTGGCGGTAGTGCAGGCGGGCGCGGCGCGGGCGGCCGGTGATCCGGCGTTCACCGACCGGGCGCTGACCGCCATCGAGGACACCGGCCGGGCCGCGCTGGAGGACCTGGAGCGGGTGCTGGGCGTGCTGCGCGAGGCCGGCCGGCCCGTGCACGAGCGACCCACGCTGACCGAGGCCGACCGGCTGCTGGAGTCCGCGCGCACCTCCGGCGCGAAGGTGGACGCCGAGATGTCGGGGCCACTGGAGAAGGTGCCCGGTCCGGTGTCCCGCGAGGGCTACCGCATCCTCCAGGAGTCGCTGACCAATGTGCTCCGGCACGCGGGCGACGTCCCGGTCCGGGTGCGGATCGCGGTCGCGGACGGCGGCCTGGATCTGGAGGTCCGCAATCCGCTGACGGCGGAGATACCGGGGCCCGGCCGGGGCAGCGGACTGCGGGGCATACGCGAGCGGGCGGCGCTGCTCGGCGGCCGGGCGTGGACCGGACCCGACCGGGGCGACTGGCAGGTCCGTGTCGAACTGCCGCTGAGCTGA
- a CDS encoding response regulator transcription factor: MPPITVLLVDDEPLVRAGLRAVLEAQPDIEVVGEAADGAAVIPLVRQLRPSVVAMDVRMPLLDGIEATRAVLRTVPEPPKILVVTTFENDEYVYEALRAGADGFLLKRARPAEIVHAVRLVAEGESLLFPSSVRQLAAEYGDGAGNRAARAVMERAALTEREAEVLRLMARGLSNAEIAARLVVGTETVKSHVSAVLAKLGARDRTQAVIAAYESGFVAPG; the protein is encoded by the coding sequence ATGCCGCCGATCACCGTTCTGCTCGTCGACGACGAACCCCTCGTACGCGCCGGTCTGCGGGCCGTTCTGGAGGCGCAGCCGGACATCGAGGTCGTCGGGGAGGCGGCGGACGGTGCCGCGGTGATCCCGCTGGTGCGGCAGCTGCGGCCGAGCGTCGTCGCCATGGATGTGCGCATGCCACTGCTGGACGGCATCGAGGCCACACGGGCGGTGCTGCGGACCGTGCCGGAGCCGCCGAAAATCCTCGTGGTGACGACCTTCGAGAACGACGAGTACGTGTACGAGGCGCTGCGCGCGGGCGCGGACGGCTTCCTGCTGAAGCGGGCCCGGCCGGCCGAGATCGTGCACGCGGTACGGCTGGTCGCCGAGGGCGAGTCGCTGCTGTTCCCGTCCTCGGTACGGCAGTTGGCCGCCGAGTACGGCGACGGGGCGGGCAACCGGGCGGCACGGGCGGTCATGGAGCGGGCCGCGCTGACCGAGCGTGAGGCGGAGGTGCTGCGGCTGATGGCCCGGGGGCTGTCGAACGCGGAGATCGCAGCCCGGCTGGTCGTCGGCACCGAGACGGTGAAGTCGCACGTCAGCGCCGTACTCGCGAAGCTCGGTGCGCGGGATCGTACGCAGGCGGTGATCGCGGCGTACGAGTCGGGTTTCGTGGCACCCGGCTGA
- a CDS encoding ROK family transcriptional regulator — translation MGRLTGGDPSLLRRINSAVVLHALRATDHATLTEITRVTGLSRPTVEGVVEGLVQAGLVVEQAADEGAARRQGRPARHYRFRAEAGHLLGLDVGSHRVTALLADLDGRVLGSLSKDVSESASAEDRLERLRTTVAELLRRSGVSRGSLRAVGVGSPGIIEADGAVRLCAALPEWTGLNLGERLSRSFKCSVLVENDANAAAVAEHWKGAATESDDVVFVLAGLSPGAGSLIGGRLHRGYGGAAGEIGALHLLGREATPEALLSTTGEPLHPLDEPAVAEVFKHAREGDGRAREAVDRFIQRLVHDVAALVLALDPELVVVGGWATGIDDVLGPLRHELARYCLRPPRVVLSRLGETAVAMGALRLALDHVEEQLFAVEGTVTARR, via the coding sequence TTGGGGCGGCTGACCGGCGGGGATCCTTCTCTGCTCCGAAGAATCAACTCGGCCGTGGTGCTGCACGCGCTGCGCGCCACGGACCACGCGACGCTCACCGAGATCACCCGGGTCACCGGGCTGTCCCGGCCGACGGTCGAAGGCGTCGTCGAAGGGCTTGTGCAAGCCGGGCTGGTGGTCGAGCAGGCCGCCGACGAGGGGGCCGCCCGACGGCAGGGGCGGCCGGCCCGGCACTACCGGTTCCGGGCCGAGGCCGGTCATCTGCTGGGCCTGGACGTGGGCTCGCACCGGGTGACCGCGCTGCTCGCGGACCTGGACGGGCGGGTGCTGGGCTCGCTGTCCAAGGACGTCTCCGAGTCGGCGTCGGCGGAGGACCGGCTGGAGCGGCTGCGGACGACCGTCGCGGAGCTGCTCCGCAGGTCCGGCGTCTCGCGGGGTTCGCTGCGCGCGGTCGGCGTGGGCAGCCCGGGCATCATCGAGGCCGACGGCGCCGTACGCCTGTGCGCGGCTCTGCCGGAGTGGACGGGCCTGAACCTGGGTGAGCGGCTGAGCCGCTCCTTCAAGTGCTCCGTCCTGGTCGAGAACGACGCCAACGCGGCCGCGGTCGCCGAACACTGGAAGGGCGCGGCCACCGAGTCCGACGACGTGGTGTTCGTGCTGGCGGGGCTGAGCCCGGGCGCCGGTTCGCTGATCGGCGGGCGGCTGCACCGCGGCTACGGCGGCGCGGCCGGGGAGATCGGCGCGCTGCATCTGCTGGGCCGGGAGGCCACGCCGGAGGCGCTGCTGTCGACCACGGGCGAGCCCTTGCATCCGCTGGACGAGCCGGCGGTCGCCGAGGTCTTCAAGCACGCGCGCGAGGGCGACGGGCGGGCCCGCGAGGCCGTGGACCGCTTCATACAGCGACTCGTCCACGACGTGGCGGCCCTCGTCCTCGCCCTCGACCCCGAACTGGTGGTCGTCGGCGGCTGGGCGACCGGCATCGACGACGTACTCGGCCCTCTCCGCCACGAGCTGGCCCGCTACTGTCTGCGCCCGCCCCGGGTCGTCCTCTCCCGACTGGGCGAGACGGCCGTCGCGATGGGCGCGCTCCGCCTTGCCCTGGACCATGTCGAGGAACAACTGTTCGCGGTGGAGGGCACGGTGACTGCGCGGCGCTGA